Proteins encoded together in one Streptomyces umbrinus window:
- a CDS encoding uroporphyrinogen-III synthase: MYEEQRPEQRPERRTEQSPERRTEQSPEQRPGQASGPRTGRPDHGPLAGFTVGVTAARRADELGALLQRRGAAVMHAPALRIVPLSDDSELLAATKQLLHEAPDIVVATTAIGFRGWVEAADGWGLGEDLLETLRGVELLARGPKVKGSIRAQGLTEEWSPSSESMAEVLDRLLEEGVEGRRIAVQLHGEPLPGFVESLRAAGADVVGVPVYRWMPPEDIAPVDRLLDATVTRGVDALTFTSAPAAASLLGRAEDRGLLPELLAALNHDVLPACVGPVTALPLQARGIDTVQPERFRLGPLVQVLCQELPSRARTLPIAGHRVEIRGHAVLVDDTLRPVPPAGMSLLRALTRRPGWVVARAELLRALPGAGKDEHAVETAMARLRTALGAPKLIQTVVKRGYRLALDPVADSKYGDD, from the coding sequence ATGTACGAAGAGCAGCGACCGGAGCAACGCCCCGAGCGACGAACCGAGCAGAGCCCCGAGCGACGAACCGAGCAGAGCCCGGAGCAGCGACCCGGGCAAGCGAGCGGGCCACGAACCGGCCGGCCGGACCACGGCCCCCTCGCCGGGTTCACCGTCGGTGTGACCGCCGCCCGCCGTGCCGACGAACTCGGAGCCCTGCTCCAGCGGCGCGGCGCCGCCGTCATGCACGCGCCCGCCCTGCGTATCGTGCCCCTCTCCGACGACAGCGAGCTGCTCGCGGCGACCAAGCAACTGCTCCACGAGGCCCCGGACATCGTGGTCGCGACCACCGCGATCGGGTTCCGCGGGTGGGTCGAGGCCGCCGACGGGTGGGGGCTGGGCGAGGACCTGCTCGAAACGCTCCGCGGAGTCGAGCTGCTCGCCCGCGGACCGAAGGTGAAGGGCTCGATACGGGCCCAGGGGCTGACCGAGGAGTGGTCCCCGTCCTCCGAATCCATGGCCGAGGTGCTCGACCGGCTGCTGGAGGAGGGAGTCGAAGGGCGCCGGATCGCCGTCCAGTTGCACGGTGAGCCGCTGCCCGGGTTCGTCGAGTCGCTGCGGGCCGCGGGCGCGGACGTCGTCGGCGTCCCCGTGTACCGGTGGATGCCGCCGGAGGACATCGCGCCCGTCGACCGGCTGCTCGACGCCACGGTCACCCGCGGTGTGGACGCGCTGACCTTCACCAGCGCCCCGGCCGCCGCCTCGCTCCTTGGCCGCGCCGAGGACCGCGGGCTGCTGCCCGAGCTGCTCGCCGCCCTCAACCATGACGTGCTGCCCGCCTGCGTCGGCCCGGTCACCGCGCTGCCGCTGCAGGCCAGGGGCATCGACACGGTCCAGCCGGAGCGTTTCCGGCTCGGCCCCCTCGTGCAGGTGCTGTGTCAGGAACTGCCGTCCCGGGCGCGAACGTTGCCGATCGCCGGTCACCGGGTGGAGATCCGGGGGCACGCCGTGCTGGTGGACGACACACTGCGGCCCGTGCCGCCCGCCGGAATGTCGCTGCTGCGCGCGCTGACCCGGCGCCCCGGCTGGGTGGTGGCCCGCGCCGAGCTGCTGCGGGCCCTGCCCGGCGCCGGCAAGGACGAGCACGCCGTGGAGACCGCGATGGCCCGGCTGCGTACGGCGCTGGGGGCGCCCAAGCTCATCCAGACCGTCGTCAAGCGCGGCTACCGGCTGGCGCTCGACCCGGTGGCCGACTCCAAGTACGGCGACGACTGA
- a CDS encoding anthrone oxygenase family protein, whose product MATTTESNKGRRSTAGGVLVAATVVTGLVAGLFYAYANNVMPALARSDDRVYIEVIQNINDVIQNPVFLLSFNGALLLTAFSAWQLRGSPRIRVWVFAALVAYALAFLVTVVFNIPLNNEIMDAGNPATMTDPAAVREKFEDPWVAWNVVRAVLHILAFGLLAQALVLYGRHGRSGRQSSPYLESATGSSASR is encoded by the coding sequence ATGGCAACCACCACAGAGAGCAACAAGGGGCGGCGTTCTACCGCCGGGGGTGTACTGGTCGCGGCCACGGTCGTCACGGGTCTGGTCGCCGGACTGTTCTACGCGTACGCGAACAACGTGATGCCGGCGCTGGCCCGTAGCGACGACCGCGTCTACATCGAGGTCATCCAGAACATCAACGACGTCATCCAGAACCCGGTGTTCCTCCTGAGCTTCAACGGCGCGCTGCTGCTGACGGCCTTCTCGGCCTGGCAGTTGCGCGGCTCGCCACGGATCCGGGTGTGGGTGTTCGCGGCACTCGTCGCCTACGCGCTCGCGTTCCTGGTCACCGTCGTCTTCAACATCCCGCTGAACAACGAGATCATGGACGCCGGAAATCCGGCCACGATGACCGATCCGGCCGCGGTGCGCGAGAAGTTCGAGGACCCGTGGGTGGCCTGGAACGTCGTACGCGCCGTACTGCACATCCTCGCGTTCGGCCTGCTGGCACAGGCTCTGGTGCTGTACGGGCGCCACGGCCGGAGCGGCCGTCAGTCGTCGCCGTACTTGGAGTCGGCCACCGGGTCGAGCGCCAGCCGGTAG